The window ACTAGTTTTGAACCCATTAACCGTCAAAACTCTAAgtataattagaaaattaagAGATAACAAACTTACCGATTCCCACCCACTCCCTCTTGACTATAATCCTTTCGAGGAATGTAGTGGACAGCACGgccacaaatataataattgatccTCTGAACATTTGGAAGCTGCTGACGTACGTCAAGTTTAAACCTATGTACATGATGGACGTACCGATCTGAGAACAAttggaataaaattttaaaaacacagcacttaattattttgaaattgtcacTATGTAACAGTTGTTGTAAAAAAATGCTTGACTATTTAGCATATTTTTCTACAAACTTTGAAtgattctttaaataaaatcctaCAATAGgttatttatctaaatttcttcaaattttgtattgaatgatttatttttgaatagcCATTGTGGAACAGGAAATATTACAGTATTTCTTCGAACATTGCTATTTTTGGAATCTGATGAATGGATTATACCTACCCATATGATCTTTCAGAACGGTTTACCACTAACAAATAGGTCTATGTATTTCAACCTACTTGTTAAAAAGGCTTTTTATACCTCTCAACAGATGACAAGAATATTCACAGAGAAATTTTGTTCAACGGTAAAACACAATCACCTATTTACCACTGAATTCACAAGAAAGTTCAGCCATTTAGAAAAGTTAATCAGTCAACTATATTCTATAACTTACCAAATCAAACATAGCTGCCGGCATCAGTATAAATGGATTGAAATCTTGACTGCCTTGTATAAGCTGATGATCACCATTCCTGTTTCTCCAGAAGATAAATTTGAACGTCAACAAGCAAAGAATCTCTCCGAGAAACATTGCTGCTGcctacaaattattaataatatattaatatttaattgatattaactCTCAAGTTAGcttgttaaaaagaaaaaaaggtacggattattaaataaataaattgtgaagtTCAAATACCTGTAGGAATGGATGGTCGAATTTTCTCACATTGCCGTCGGAACCTTTCGAATCCATCTGATCGGCCCATTTGGTACTCAATGTATTTATTGATCCAGTAACCACCATCATGAGTGCAAGAAACTTTTGATACTTTGACCACGCCATTGTTTGTGTTGTTATTGCTTTATTCCTCAGTTAACCTACGCAATACAATATAATCATCATTCATCATCGTTCATGGGgcatgaaatttttaaatagatataaaattattctatcaccCTAATAGATGTAAGCAACAGTGACCTTAGAAGATGTAAATTTTCtcatataagtttaaaataaggACAAGTGAACTTTTTGTTCCATTAACTTAATTACCTGCTTCTGAGAATTTCTCTACAAAATGGTTTTGCATATAACACCTTATTACACAGCATTGGAATAACCTGAACAGTTGACTAATGggttaatataagtaaaaaaacagtacctaaatgattaaatattcaatttaaaagttgaaatcttaatgatatatatttattttacaaattttaacaaaaagcaaTTTCAACAAgacttatcttatttattattatgtatattaaaatgtttgtttttatacctTTGTCAGATCTAATCTTatgaaaagataaatatatttgattacccAGACACAAATGTAACCATTCTTCATAAAATACAGTACAATAGAGGTGAATCAAGTATTAGTAGTATTGAAAAGAGTTCTGACTCAAAATTCTTTAGACGCTATAGCGAGTTAAAGCAgacttttaaatatcataaaattgatCATTCTCTATTAGTGTATACAATCCCATTTTTAACCTACTGTATAAATAaccctaataataataataatactgtataatactgtataatataatgtatttttaacctactttttttttaagtgtataAGGTCAAATTTTTGCATATATTATGAAGAAATTAACTAGATTGTCTAGTAGGGGAATATGATcatcattagttactctttgtGAGCTAAGATCAAGTAGATATTAGGGCTTGAAGGGAATATTAGCAACTTATCACAGTTATATTGcgattttaagaataattatgagtataatttaaacattttcatcACAAGATAAGCTTTGAAAtccatatgtttttattattaaaaatatatatttaaaaaaaaagttaatacgCGAATGCATACTgcgtaaatatttcttttattcaatGTCAATCCATCGATtgaacaaaaaactaaatataaataagtctttgttaacatttttgttTGGTAGATAAACATCAAATAGAAGTATgtctgttaatattaatttaaaaaaaatacgaatttgttctttattttttttttcattttaaagttaTGGTACATCTAGAAATCTGCATTACATTCGGTATAGAATATTACATTGTCATTACGTTATTcgtttgtttaaattaactccTTCGTCATTATAGAGAAGAATTTTTGACACTGTTTGGTCACTGAACTCAACCAAGttattatcattgttattttattacaaaaaatatttggttaATTAGTTGGAATAATAATACGTCGTATTTCTAAggtgtaaattaaaatagaatattgataatttacttACGTATTGCAATTGCATCCGCTTCTGAGTTCTGACAatcacaaaacaatatttttaaaacgtttaccAATACTATGGGACAAATAGACAATGAAGAAGTTATATTGTTGTCTTTGATTACTCGACGACCGTGAGCCTCGTCGCGTCAGCGACAATTtatacacagattataaattgatataaaaacagaGTGTAAAGGTAAAACACAGATTAAACTTAAATAGCTGTTTACTTTACATGCTTCGGTAATACTTTGATCCGTCTTGACTGAAAGAAACTGGGGATTATGATAAAATTcactaatattatcattataatatattaatatatagtttttttttataagctttCAAAGTATAGATAAAACAGATGatgttatttcaattgttaattaattcttattgcCATCTATTATGATACATATAAACTAGGTAAGAACAAATCTCATGAAACAAAATGTAGATGGCAATAGTAtggctaattattatttataagtaacttAAAAAATGGTATATTTCTCgctaacttttatatttttcatgttaACTTTACCTAACTAATGCTGTTAAGGATGTTAATAATGATGTTACTGCTTACATGGTATCAAGTTTCTGTGTgaggccgtctgggtaggtccgatattctaccgccaaacagtagctgtgttctggtttgaaggatgagtaagctagtgtaacagtcacaagggacataacatggtaacaccttagttcccaaggttggtgtaaGAAATTGTTACTATATCTCATTATTCTTTTGTCTATAGCCTGGGCGTTAGAAATCACTTACCAATTACCATCTCATGGTACATTTGTTCGTACGCCAACCCACTACACTTTCAATAGGGAagatgcaaatataatatttatgcaatTTTTGGTGTTAAAATGTGGAACAATTATAAAACAAGTGGCCCCACTGCCAGGCTTATATTtgatgtaatgttatttttttaacaataattattatataaaatttaacaataattattaattaaagtaacttgaaacggaacgtatttcaaaacactgttcagtgacgtcactcctgttaagACTACTTATTTTAGTTTAgtcacttatttatttttatagttgtaaaaaaagtgaatatcgaaacgaaaaataattgcgtatttggAATAAAAATGGAAGTTGGGTTTTCAAAGCAAACTCCAGATTTCTCTTTTCAACTTCGAACCGCTTTTTTCTCAAATTTGTGTCAGAAGGTCCactcaaaaaccatttatttgaaaactttgttgaagtagATGAACACATTGCAACAAAACATAGGTCAATACGGCTTTTTTCGGAGTATCGAATAgtcagttttaaatttttacaaaaaagtatcgaAGTCGaaaaaatgcatatgtatgaaAGCAAGTGAGGACAAGTTCGCTCAACGGGTGAcagacaggagtgacgtcataaGAAATAAAGATGCGTTTTCAcgcgaaaatttaaaatgacattttgaaactgcatttttacattaaattagaGTGCTTTAGATTTTTAGTATACTTGTGGTCTATCCTGTAGGGAGttctttataataaacacaaaaataaaaatagccctaaaataatatataaaataaattccctatttttactttttgttgaCTTCTGTTCTTGTCGGGagaattctaaatttgaataattgtaaattacgATGACGTTTTTGTAAACCTCtaacaaaatatctttttaaatttcaatattctttttgtggtaaatattattatttttgtttatgacgttttgttgttgttgtttaattttttttaattgatatgcaTTCATCATGGTCATAAATAAATTGGCTCTTGATTTGCTAACATACCGACTTGACATTTACTTTGTTGACCAATTAGTCAAACTATATCTATATAGAGTTCTACTCCTTTCTATAGTTTAAttgattgtttattaaaatatctctttatgtttatttcatcaatttttgatttatatttaattgtataatcaTCTGCAAAACattcacaaataaaacaaaagccattttaatttaactccagtcaaatattttttattataaaaccttaGGTTGTGcgttaataataacaacaattaaCATAATTGACGTTAGATTCTAGTAGGCATAAATttctgagctcgagatgaattataaagacaaattaagcacgtgaaacagcggtgcttgcctgggtttgaacccgcaatcgtcggttaagatgcacacgttttaACACTGGGCCTTCTCGACtctaatatataatcaataacacCGTATCATGATAGaaagcaaattaataataagatatgtttgcaattaaaatcatttatagaCTCAACCGATATCCCATTGATATAATTCTTGCAGACTAACAGCTAACGACTCCCTCGCTATCATAAGCAATATATCCTAAACATTGATCTAtgtatctagacacgcggtagcttGTCAGCAAAGTTCAGGTAATagaactggcgagtagcacggtgtgtaattttacacgaaccatttggagccacttttgaccccTTCATAGCTCAAAAACTGTTTGATATAAACGTGTCAAATTTGTCTTGTCTGTCTTTGTCTAATCTATTAAGACTTGCGAGATATATATGTGCTCCAAAGTTCATAAACACATCTCAAAcgattatttagatattaatgtcCAAAAATCGACATTTTTATCACTGACTGACCTATAGATCAAAACTATTTCCCACTTCCAGGTGACCTAGAATGTTCAAATTTGGCATATAGGTAGATAATTAGGCGAagataaaggaaaaaatctgaaaatggtatatttttatcatttagttaaaatattacattttattggttattacgatatacgaattatattatagCCTTGTTACAAATATAAGCACACAAAAACTACACTTATATTCATAAgcacaaaaaaaacaatgatactTGTCTGGATACGCAATATTTGGTTAAGATTCATGTTTTCCAACGACTGGATCATAGCAGCTCTTAATGTACGTTAATACTAACTAAGCAATATGGAGCTGTCCTCAATTATTCTTAGATGTTCTGAGTTATAATTTGTTAGTATAAACTTAAATTgtaattcgtatttataaacatataagaaCTAGTCAAGTCAGACCTTAGTCtacaatacattattctgaGTTATAaggagaaatgttattttatatattattaaatgaatttcaggaaggataatggaacttggcacccatttagatctcactccttttgtcgttgaagtcaacaaccaaggtacatttcataataatgaacttggctctcattttacatttatgttttcgATGGGATACATACAATACATCTAAAAATGTGTCGGTGACACCTCAACGTGAATGCTGCAAGGCGAACTGCCcacagataaattaatataagtaaaaaaaacacagtatacattttaatagtcatttatttaaaaaaaacaaaaataaaatacgaaaatgAAACTAATCTAATGAAACATATTCCTAGTACACTTATTATATTCGGTACATAGtgtgaatataatttaagaataaaaattatattatattttaacactaTAGCTACTTTTTgctaaataaatagaaaagaaaTATACAGAGATATTTGCATCAGATAACAACGCATTCGTGTGGAAAAACTAATCCTCGAACAGCGACTGTGGGACAtgctgaaaatataaaaaaaataatgaaacatactataaattatatatagaacATGGAAGGGTAAAATGGAAGCACAAAAGATAGtcgaaattttcttttttttctctatGAAGGATATTATGAGAAAGAAAGAGACGACAATATATCCTTACCATTCGCGTTATCCGATAATGAACATTAGCTCTCAATGGTTTGGAATATGTGATcctttattataattaggttGATATTACAATGATATTGCAGCATATAATTAGATTTTTCTTTCATAAAGACAAAAGCGGCGGGAACTTGGGGGCGCTGCCACCGGACAGTCTATTAGAcagtattattttacataatattaattgttagttaataaatacatgttatattaaattaataatatattttatttttttatttaatgttgctGTTGTTACCTTTCTCACATCGCTGTCCAAAAAAACCCGTACCCTCACATTTGCAAGCGTACCCTGGTTGCTGAACCGTTTGAGTGCAGATTCCTCTCATGCACGGTACTCGCGAGCATGGATTTGCACTTCTCTCtgttaaaagaagaaaaatagtctttaatttaaattaatccactccattattataagaaaaatatgtgtgtgtgtgtgtgtaaatagTGATTTTTTAGAATTGGATAATAAGTTCCGAAGATTACCTCATACACACAAACGAATTTTagctctttataatattagtacagcttttttttcttatctttGTAGTAGAGCCTTGTAGAAGCTTATGTGAACTACTGCTTATTACACCGAACTAATTATTACACCGCTAAACAACATATTTGAGTTATATTATGTTCCAGTTTCAAgcctgagtgagccagtgtaatttgacatatatacatacaaatgcaTATGTACTTGGCTCTCTATAAACACTTTAATTCTTTTAAGAACTCTTCCTAGGCAATTTGATAACTCAGTATTATGTAGCGTAGCGCGTAACGTaagtatacaatacatatatttatttattacctaacAACTATAGATAATGCATGTACTtggtcattaaataatatattatgtacatatataattttgatcgattaaaaacatatgatatatattgtCATTCACATGATTTTATCTTAAAGATCAAAGGAGCATTGTAAGCATAGTTTAACggttaaatctttatttaatcactacatagtataaaacaaagtcgctttctctgtccttatatccctatgtatgcttaaatctttaaaactaaggattgtgatgcgtttttttaatagatagaatgataattttagaattttataatgtgatgtcgtaaataaacaaatattgtattacatttaCTATCAGTATACCCGTGCAAATccttatataaagttttatgttaGTATATGATATGTATAACAAAATTGTAGGTTAGGGTTCAATCA is drawn from Vanessa cardui chromosome Z, ilVanCard2.1, whole genome shotgun sequence and contains these coding sequences:
- the LOC124543130 gene encoding cubilin-like; translated protein: MRTRTALLVIAIAAGFMLVLACEPEETQYGCKIMSSTCTCGYGCKTEFVFHSRRECLDALRERSANPCSRVPCMRGICTQTVQQPGYACKCEGTGFFGQRCEKACPTVAVRGLVFPHECVVI